The Pelodiscus sinensis isolate JC-2024 chromosome 30, ASM4963464v1, whole genome shotgun sequence genome has a window encoding:
- the LOC102444643 gene encoding olfactory receptor 6N1-like, with protein MKSTAKKVQGNQTTFTEFILLGFGDLLQLQPFLFFFFLMIYMATLAGNLLLIVLVVADQHLHTPMYFFLGNLSCLETCYSSTLLPRLLASLLTGEKTISMTGCITQLYFFSSLGSLECCLLSVMSYDRYLAICKPLHYTALMNGRLCLQLVVGSWLGAFVSVAFLISLSQLTFCGPNEIDHFFCDFSPVLTLSCSDTHWLKVVAIVHSSVFTFPPFLLTLASYMCIIATILRIPSTSGRQKAFSTCSSHLIVVTLFYGSLVIVYLLPDSDVLRDLHKVCSVFYGVLTPLINPLIYSLRNKEVKEALRKALLRFFIF; from the coding sequence ATGAAATCCACGGCAAAAAAAGTCCAGGGGAATCAAACGACCTTCACGGAGTTCATCCTCCTGGGGTTTGGGGATCTCCTTCAGCTGCAGccctttctcttcttcttcttcctcatgATCTACATGGCGACCCTGGCTGGGAACCTCCTCCTCATCGTGCTGGTTGTGGCTGACCAgcacctccacacccccatgtatttctttcTCGGGAATCTCTCCTGCCTGGAGACCTGCTacagctccaccctcctgccccggctgctggccagtctcctgaCCGGGGAGAAAACCATCTCAATGACTGGGTGCATCACTCAGTTGTATTTCTTTAGCTCTCTGGGAAGCCTAGAATGCTGTCTCCTCTCCGTGATGTCCTATGACCGGTACCTCGCCATTTGCAAACCGCTGCACTACACGGCGCTAATGAATGGCCGGTTGTGCCTCCAGCTGGTGGTCGGGTCATGGCTCGGTGCCTTTGTGTCTGTGGCCTTCTTAATATCTCTGTCACAATTAACATTCTGTGGGCCAAATGAaattgaccatttcttttgtgatttcaGTCCAGTTCTCACACTATCCTGCAGTGACACCCACTGGTTGAAGGTTGTGGCCATCGTACATTCCTCCGTGTTCACATTCCCTCCTTTCCTCTTGACCCTAGCATCCTACATGTGTATCATCGCCACTATCCTGCGCATCCCGTCCACCagcgggaggcaaaaggccttttccacctgttCCTCCCACCTCATCGTGGTAACCCTTTTCTACGGGTCCCTGGTCATTGTCTATCTCCTCCCGGACTCTGATGTGCTGAGGGATTTACACAAAGTGTGCTCCGTTTTCTATGGGGTCCTGACCCCCCTGATCAACCCGCTGATCTACAGCCTCAGAAACAAGGAAGTAAAGGAAGCCTTGAGAAAAGCTCTCCTTCGATTTTTCATCTTTTAA